From Rutidosis leptorrhynchoides isolate AG116_Rl617_1_P2 chromosome 3, CSIRO_AGI_Rlap_v1, whole genome shotgun sequence, a single genomic window includes:
- the LOC139901945 gene encoding uncharacterized protein, whose translation MAGCWEWVRMPSGRTLSEFNELCSLISKGSLSPSKSDSWRWGLSSNGIFMTNKLSKLIDLKNLHQGTNVFESLRNDLIPKKVEVFVWKARKKRLPSLVELDKRVIDLHSVRCKICDDVVESVDHTLIFCKVAFEIWTKVCEWWGINRIPSLSVNEIFQGSSPVAMSDLESKIWQAVTWTCGYLIWWNRNQKTFSNKVWSVPVALCEIQVKSFEWIAKRCRKRSIDWHNWIHNPHVFLV comes from the coding sequence ATGGCAGGGTGCTGGGAATGGGTGCGGATGCCTTCGGGTCGTACATTATCCGAATTTAATGAGCTCTGTTCGTTGATTTCCAAAGGGTCCCTTTCGCCATCAAAGTCTGACTCATGGCGTTGGGGGTTATCAAGCAATGGAATATTTATGACTAATAAGCTCTCAAAGTTGATTGATCTGAAGAATCTACACCAAGGTACGAACGTGTTTGAAAGTTTGCGAAATGATCTTATCCCAAAAAAGGTTGAGGTGTTCGTGTGGAAAGCGAGAAAAAAAAGATTACCTTCGTTAGTGGAACTAGATAAGCGTGTGATCGACTTACATAGTGTCCGGTGTAAGATTTGCGACGATGTTGTGGAATCGGTTGACCACACGCTAATCTTTTGCAAGGTTGCGTTCGAAATTTGGACTAAGGTATGCGAATGGTGGGGTATAAATAGGATACCCTCGTTAAGCGTCAACGAAATCTTTCAAGGCTCATCTCCTGTAGCAATGTCGGATTTGGAATCCAAAATATGGCAAGCGGTAACTTGGACTTGCGGGTATCTAATTTGGTGGAATCGGAACCAAAAAACATTCTCAAATAAAGTTTGGAGTGTTCCGGTTGCGCTATGTGAAATACAAGTTAAGTCGTTCGAGTGGATTGCGAAGCGGTGTAGGAAAAGAAGCATCGATTGGCATAATTGGATTCACAATCCTCATGTGTTTTTAGTATAA